Below is a genomic region from bacterium.
GGGCTGTTCCGAAATATTTTGTTAACTCGTTTTTGTTAGGAGGCGCCCATGAGAATTGTCCAAGTAAAGATAAACCTTGCCCGTCTACATTATCAGGCTTTTCTTTGAATATTTTTTGGTCAAATTCTGTATAAAATCCGTTAGTGCTCTGGAAAGTTCCAGGGACAACACCTGTTGGATTGCTGTCAGCATCATATGCTATATCATCACTTAAGAACTCATCTCTGCTTTTGTTATTATGCCATGTTCCGACTATATATTTTCCTGAATAGCCTTTTAATGAATGAGTGAATCCAAGTTCTCCCATATGCTGCAAAGCACCGTCTTTGTGAAAAATCGTATTAAAACCGCTCTGGCTGCCTACGCCATTTGCATCAAACAGACCATATTTCAGATATATATTCTCGGTAGGCTGCAATGTTGTTACAAAACCAACAGCAGGATTAGGGTATGTAGGCAATGAAGAGTTAACTATGAAGTTAAACCCTGAATTTATAAATTGGAAACCTGTGTCAAGTGCTTGAAATTCACAGTTAGCATCTTGTTTTCCCACTTTTAATTTTATTTTATTAGACAAAAGACTTTGTTCATACCAGTATTCGCTTAATTGAGGTCCCGGTCTTGCAGATTCGTAGGAATTAAAATACATATAATCGCCTGTGTATTTTTCAGACAATCCTTTTCCGTTAATATCCTGAAATAATACAAATAATTTTCCGCCCGGATATAAATGCATTTTTTCTGTATTAAGCTCTACAGAGGTATTTACAAGACCCTGATAAGAAGGTTTGCTGTTACCTAAAAGTCCGCCGCCGTGTCCTTTCATGAAGTTATTCAACATATATGAACCGGAAACAGTCACTCCATTATCTTCAAGCTTTGAACGAAGCCCATTCCAATCGCCTGTGGCTCTATCCTGATTAAGCCATATTGTAAGAGGAGTTTCTTTTTTGGCTTCCTGTGTCTGGACACCGCCTTTTAAATCAAGAACAGGAACTATATTTTTATCTTTATCAGCTTCTTTCGCATTGGTTTCAGTTAAAGGTACGACTACATCAGCTTTATATTTACAAGGAGTTTGAGTTATTTGGCTAGCCGGAATTTCTGCTGTTTCAGGATTCACGGCAAGAATATTCTGTTGACTCTGCTGAGAACTATCAACTCCTAAAATAACTTTTGTTTGCAAATTACCCTGTGCATTTAAATCTGCACTTGCACTTGAATCAGCAAACGACATGTTCCCTATCGACAATGACACTGCAACAGCTGCCGACAGCAAAAAAAGTCCCTTGATTTTTTTTGTTTTCATAATAACACTCCTATCACTCTTTACTGACACTATACCAAATTTGAAAGCATTTGAGAACTTAAATTTTAAAAGTTGAAATGAGTTCTTGCAAATTTTGAGCGGCTTTCGCCAATATTTGAGAATTGATATTTATTTTTTCAAGGCTTTGTGTTTGTTCGTGTGAAACACTTGCTATTTCTTCTGTGCTTGCAGCAG
It encodes:
- a CDS encoding carbohydrate porin, giving the protein MKTKKIKGLFLLSAAVAVSLSIGNMSFADSSASADLNAQGNLQTKVILGVDSSQQSQQNILAVNPETAEIPASQITQTPCKYKADVVVPLTETNAKEADKDKNIVPVLDLKGGVQTQEAKKETPLTIWLNQDRATGDWNGLRSKLEDNGVTVSGSYMLNNFMKGHGGGLLGNSKPSYQGLVNTSVELNTEKMHLYPGGKLFVLFQDINGKGLSEKYTGDYMYFNSYESARPGPQLSEYWYEQSLLSNKIKLKVGKQDANCEFQALDTGFQFINSGFNFIVNSSLPTYPNPAVGFVTTLQPTENIYLKYGLFDANGVGSQSGFNTIFHKDGALQHMGELGFTHSLKGYSGKYIVGTWHNNKSRDEFLSDDIAYDADSNPTGVVPGTFQSTNGFYTEFDQKIFKEKPDNVDGQGLSLLGQFSWAPPNKNELTKYFGTALAYKGLIPRRDEDVIGVGVNTAIFSKRAGSLSSATDDGRQRTGNKGESVLEVFYKIALTPWLSIQPDFQWINKPYYSDKSTVVFGVRTNITF